The genomic segment AAATTGTAACAGAATATCGTTAAACACTTGTTACATCTGAAATTTTACAACTCTACTGATATTTACAATACTAGAAACATCAAATTAGCCAAAGCCTTTCTCCCAGTTCTAGGCTTAGCAAAAGGAGTCTATGATGAGTATGAGTAAAGTTGTAATCAATAAAAGCTTGAAACACGTATTAGAACCAAAGGCTGTGCATGCAGGATATATTGTGGATGAACGCGGGAATGAAGTTCAGATTACAGCTTCTATGATTCGCTCTGTCTGCCATCAGTTATTGAAACAATGTCGTACTATTAAAAGTTAATTAAACCAAAATAGATTGCGGTTGTATGAATTTCATTCAAACTGTAAAAAGAATAAAATAAAGGGGCTTAAATTGCCCCTTTATTTTTTACTAAATGATTGGCAAAAGTGCTCACACACTTTTTAGCAGTCCATTGCCAGATTTTATTCGTCCGCGGCTAACTGACCGCTTTCAACTTTGGGACGGGTTCACCATCCACAATCCGTTCGAAGCGTTGAATTTCTTCTTCAAGATGAGTCAATAGATTCTGCATTTTGGGTAGAGCATTACGGCAAGCAGTAAGACCTACTTCAAGCTTGTCCATATAACTGGTCATGGTGATATTCAGTGCCTGTCCATCCAGTACAATCGAAGCCGGATATAAGGCTTCCAAACGTGCGCCATTCCAGTACAGAGGTTTCTGAGGACCAGGGACATTGGAAATGATCACGTTAAATGCCTGACGTTTTGGCATTAAGCCAGATGCAATATTGAATCCTGCAAGACCGTAGACAAAAGCACTATAGTTCAGAATCTGATTGGCATTCATGCGCTTAAAGCGTTCTTTAGCACTGAGTACACTGCGACGTACCGTTTTAAGACGCTCCAAAGGATCATCCTTATGCGTGCCCAGATTCGCCAGAATCATGGTAATACGGTTGGAAACATCGGAGTCATCGCTACGTACAGAAGCGGGCACCATTGCAATTAATGGTTTTTTCGGCAAGGCATTTTGTGTGAGTAAATATTCGCGTAAGGCACCTGAACAGATCGCTAACACGATATCATTAATCGTTACACCTAAAGCTTTAGAAATATGACGCAGACGCGAGAACTCAAAAGATTGGGCTGCGAAACGACGAGAGGCACTGACACGCTGATTTAAAATAGAACTTGGTGCTTGAAAGCTGGACACATAATCCGGATTACGCCCCATATCTTTTAGTACGGTTTGTGATAATTCATAAGCCACTCGTGGCGTACATTCCAGCTGGCCTTTAATCGCCTGTAACACATTCTTCATGCGGCTGACTTTCGGCGCTTTCAGACGTTTTGCTCGTGGACCTTCTACACACCAAGGTGGCACAATACTTTTCGCATGTGGATCATGGGAAAGTGATTTTTCTACCAGACGCATGCCTGCAATACCATCTACCATCGCATGGTGAATCTTGAAGTACATGGCAAAACGGTTGCCTTCAATGCCTTCAATAATATGACAGGTCCATAAAGGTTTAGCGCGGTCAATCAGTGCGCTGTGTTCTTGGGAAATATAAGTCAGCAGCTCGCGGATACGCCCAGGTTTCGGTAAGGCAATATGACGAAAATGATGATCTAAATCAAACTCTTCATCTTCATCCCAAAATAAACCGTTTAAATAGTTATTAAATGGAGGAATCGGTGAGGATTTGGAATTGCGAATATCAGTCACCAGATCCCGGATAAAAGAGGCTGGTGCATTGTCAGGAATTTGAAACAAAAATAACCCGCCTACATGCATAGGCTGCTGCCGTTTCTCTAAAGACAAAAAAATAAAGTCAATCGGATGTAATGGACGCATAGCGTAGATTGCCTCACTGCATTTTCTTCAGCTGCTCATGTATAAGCAACCTTGTTAGAATTATTGGTATCACATTACAAAGTATAGCGATTTTGTCGCATAAAGGTACTGATTTTTCTGTAGCCGATTGGTTCACAAAAAAACCACCCGACGAACGGATGGTTTTTTAAGATTATTTTTTCAAGTTCCCGGCATGCAAGCCACATTCTTTATGGGTGGCTTCTTCCCACCACCAGCGTCCTTCACGTTCATGCTGATTTGGCAGCACAGGACGGGTACAAGGTTCACAGCCAATGGAGATAAAACCTTTTTCATGTAGTGGGTTGTATGGAATTTCCATCATTCGGATATAATTCCACACATCTGCACTAGACCAGTTGGCAAGGGGATTATATTTAATCAGCTGTTTGCCTGGACCAGAAAAACCTTCATCAGATTGAACCACTGGAATGTCATTACGTGTTCCCGGGCTTTGGTCTTTACGCTGACCGGTAATCCAGCCATCTAAAGTTGCCAGTTTTTTGCGTAAAGGTTGCACCTTGCGGATTCCGCAACATTCCTGATGGCCGTCACGGTAGAAACTGAACAAACCTTTTTCAGTCGTCAGTTGTTGAATCTCCTCTGTTTCCGGGAAACAGATTTCGATATCAATATTATAGTGCTGGCGAACTTTTTCAATAAATTGATAAGTCTCAGCATGCAGACGCCCTGTATCCAGGCTAAATACCCGGAAAGGTTTACCTAAATTGGATGCCATATCAATCAGTACGACATCTTCTGCACCAGAAAATGAAATGGCAATTTCGCCTTCCTGCTCGAGAGCAAGCGCTAAAATTTCACTTGGTGATTTATCTGCATATTCAGATGCAAGCGCATCTACCATAGCAATAGTGGGGATTTTGGTCATATGAGTCCTGGCGGCATAGGCTTGGAAATGACGTGGCCTATATGAATTTATTTCAGATTTATTCTATTTTAATAGAAATGCCCAAAGCTACTTATCACTAAAAAATAAATACTTATGAAAAAAACAGATTTAAAAAAGAACAGTGCAAAATCTTTTTCTTCAGCTATGATAGGGCAAAATTTTTTCAATACAACTGAGGGGATGCTTCATGGAAGTCGTATGTCTAGATCTAGAGGGCGTTTTGGTTCCAGAAATCTGGATCAATTTTGCTAAAAAAACAGGTATTAAAGAGCTCGAAGCAACGACACGTGATATTCCTGACTATGATGTGTTGATGACCCAGCGTTTGAATATTTTAAAACAGCATGGTTTGGGTCTAAATGATATCCAGGCTGTGATTGCGGATATGGGGCCATTTGAAGGCGCCAAGG from the Acinetobacter sp. YWS30-1 genome contains:
- a CDS encoding wax ester/triacylglycerol synthase family O-acyltransferase, yielding MRPLHPIDFIFLSLEKRQQPMHVGGLFLFQIPDNAPASFIRDLVTDIRNSKSSPIPPFNNYLNGLFWDEDEEFDLDHHFRHIALPKPGRIRELLTYISQEHSALIDRAKPLWTCHIIEGIEGNRFAMYFKIHHAMVDGIAGMRLVEKSLSHDPHAKSIVPPWCVEGPRAKRLKAPKVSRMKNVLQAIKGQLECTPRVAYELSQTVLKDMGRNPDYVSSFQAPSSILNQRVSASRRFAAQSFEFSRLRHISKALGVTINDIVLAICSGALREYLLTQNALPKKPLIAMVPASVRSDDSDVSNRITMILANLGTHKDDPLERLKTVRRSVLSAKERFKRMNANQILNYSAFVYGLAGFNIASGLMPKRQAFNVIISNVPGPQKPLYWNGARLEALYPASIVLDGQALNITMTSYMDKLEVGLTACRNALPKMQNLLTHLEEEIQRFERIVDGEPVPKLKAVS
- a CDS encoding PA1571 family protein translates to MSMSKVVINKSLKHVLEPKAVHAGYIVDERGNEVQITASMIRSVCHQLLKQCRTIKS
- a CDS encoding phosphoadenylyl-sulfate reductase, giving the protein MTKIPTIAMVDALASEYADKSPSEILALALEQEGEIAISFSGAEDVVLIDMASNLGKPFRVFSLDTGRLHAETYQFIEKVRQHYNIDIEICFPETEEIQQLTTEKGLFSFYRDGHQECCGIRKVQPLRKKLATLDGWITGQRKDQSPGTRNDIPVVQSDEGFSGPGKQLIKYNPLANWSSADVWNYIRMMEIPYNPLHEKGFISIGCEPCTRPVLPNQHEREGRWWWEEATHKECGLHAGNLKK